A genome region from Natronolimnobius baerhuensis includes the following:
- a CDS encoding orc1/cdc6 family replication initiation protein, with translation MSKDPDSGTPPGETGSIKDLILDQEESASLIRNRPLLEPNEIVDEGRIVGRDSQLTEITQHLRVAINGERPPNLFLYGPSGTGKSLIINAVCKNILELCETRDIRFGVIHMNCQNVGTLGSAVYELARKVATDAGVTVEVPEHGIPTKKKWRELYRLIDEHYDTVVVILDELDMLVGRRDIDEPAFSRLLYQLSRAGSTDDTRANVSVTAITNDATMMSNVGSRAVSSFTPEDVHFNDYDANQLREILYHRTDAFYEDALSEDVIPLAAAFAAQTHGDARKAIDLMRTAGSIAEREAADQVSETHVRKAQDKVEKNRVLEVTRGISTQKKLCLLATAAVAQQAGNGTAKSPNGYTVYRYLTDTLNVDQYHQETYVNKMKELTTYSLVESERKSQGPHSGSYLEFSFAESPETIMDTLREDSRFDDVHDDELQAVVQAQLRKQSQ, from the coding sequence ATGTCAAAAGATCCAGATTCAGGGACCCCGCCTGGTGAGACGGGTTCTATTAAGGATCTTATTCTCGATCAGGAGGAATCTGCGAGTCTTATCCGGAACCGGCCTCTCTTGGAGCCTAACGAGATTGTTGATGAAGGCCGCATTGTTGGGCGAGATTCACAGCTTACAGAGATCACTCAGCATCTTCGCGTTGCTATCAACGGTGAACGACCACCTAATCTCTTCCTCTATGGTCCATCAGGTACAGGAAAATCGTTGATCATCAACGCAGTCTGTAAAAACATCCTTGAGCTATGCGAGACTCGAGACATTCGCTTTGGCGTTATCCACATGAACTGCCAAAATGTCGGTACGCTTGGTTCTGCAGTTTATGAACTCGCGCGGAAGGTTGCTACTGATGCTGGCGTTACGGTCGAAGTGCCTGAGCACGGTATCCCAACAAAAAAGAAATGGCGTGAGCTGTATCGGTTGATTGATGAACACTACGACACTGTAGTTGTTATTCTCGATGAACTCGATATGCTGGTTGGCCGTCGGGATATCGATGAACCTGCGTTTTCGCGATTGTTGTACCAACTCTCTCGGGCTGGAAGTACTGACGATACGAGGGCAAACGTTTCAGTGACAGCGATTACAAACGATGCCACAATGATGTCCAATGTCGGGAGCCGTGCAGTGAGTTCGTTTACTCCTGAGGATGTCCATTTCAATGATTATGACGCGAACCAGCTTCGGGAAATTCTCTACCATCGGACGGATGCGTTCTATGAGGATGCACTCAGTGAAGATGTGATCCCACTTGCAGCTGCATTCGCTGCCCAAACTCACGGTGATGCTCGAAAGGCAATCGACTTGATGCGGACAGCAGGGTCCATTGCTGAACGTGAGGCTGCAGATCAGGTAAGTGAAACTCACGTACGAAAAGCCCAAGATAAAGTCGAGAAGAACCGCGTACTGGAGGTCACGCGTGGAATCAGTACTCAGAAAAAACTCTGTTTACTGGCAACAGCGGCGGTAGCTCAACAAGCTGGCAACGGGACTGCAAAAAGCCCGAATGGCTACACTGTCTATCGATATCTCACAGACACGCTCAATGTAGATCAGTATCATCAAGAGACCTATGTCAACAAGATGAAGGAGTTGACGACGTACTCTCTCGTGGAATCCGAACGCAAAAGCCAAGGTCCACACTCAGGGAGCTATCTCGAGTTTTCGTTTGCTGAAAGTCCAGAAACAATCATGGATACGCTTCGTGAAGACTCTCGGTTTGATGATGTGCATGATGACGAACTCCAAGCGGTGGTTCAAGCTCAACTCCGTAAGCAATCTCAGTAA
- a CDS encoding thermonuclease family protein, with amino-acid sequence MALTGTALGTTFTGVGRRSAAPSPVDETGIDALSFYSAASQIAADGESELADDETVVVWAEPTAYNFESTDDGPETVVYDDNPIPLVSEDGPVVGLGTVDFVSDDQGGFDVDNEAFLLNLFDAKIGGEGTVLWDEGHDQFHELGLDYYHSFDQYAADAGYDLTATTNILGGTELLFPSTASQVAAGGGPLTDPSHVVVWAESTAQNVDDAGDEASYIYSDGEDIPLVSRDGTVVGIGTPELLEAGFRFNSDQVIDEENSGWAPFVVRTTNFNEAFDFFSEGGDDESAVDAADAVIIPSPADPYTDTELEALADHVAGGGAVFLLDESEFTNEETANLNAIAEELDLAFRFNADQVEDETHNDGVEFVPTTSNFNEGFDVFHGLDGAGLEDADGLVVTSPTAAFTEAELEALENFVADGGAVFLFDESDFGGQGNTNFGFDETENLNAIADALDLSFRFNSDQVNDGDGEFDITTTNFNTAFDYFAERENSIGIDFNSDEEYYGRVVRVFDGDTFEVEFDSEYDYRDVVRHLGFDTAETGDAENEIHEWFGIEDLEHLDEWGTKATEFALDRMTPEGTGAGDTDVEGRRIKLTFDDVEPIRGNYGRLLGYMQYDPDDFDADPETDTYSVDYNLEMVEEGYARVYSSGFARHDEFAAAEEDALADGRGVWSASDFDAVPEHRNDPVEDVFVPHASSVTTESGPLADERVPVVAGPTAEQEPLGDDENEFDAYDDAPLIGIDRDNRVAMVGGLLFNEAYEELEGFPADTSEYGNFPLLTNLARYLSTNDGDFLIEGGHAQFDVSGSLSLERTQYYLRYLEGVGLRLRQFNDVVNTLPEEDDPTVVFLTAPGRAYTDAELETLREYRDAGGAVILIGSTGANSDHRGNLDAVAAGLGSDLRLNDDRVVDAEDNLADDPALPVTSGFNSSFPLFSPVGDGQFDHLEPEQRAYLELIADDSGTVSREAVDGAIEDWSAGRIERETLDATIQAWSQDLQVIAP; translated from the coding sequence ATGGCACTAACTGGGACGGCACTCGGAACGACGTTTACGGGCGTCGGCCGTCGGTCCGCTGCACCGTCCCCGGTCGACGAAACTGGTATCGATGCGCTTTCGTTTTACTCCGCTGCGAGCCAGATCGCAGCTGATGGTGAGAGTGAACTCGCAGACGATGAGACCGTCGTCGTCTGGGCGGAGCCGACAGCCTATAACTTCGAGTCGACGGACGACGGGCCGGAAACGGTTGTCTACGACGACAATCCCATTCCGTTGGTCTCTGAGGACGGTCCTGTCGTCGGCCTCGGAACAGTCGACTTCGTCAGCGACGATCAGGGTGGGTTCGACGTCGACAACGAGGCGTTCCTGCTCAACCTCTTCGACGCCAAGATCGGCGGCGAAGGAACGGTTCTCTGGGACGAGGGCCACGACCAATTCCACGAACTGGGGCTTGATTACTACCATTCCTTCGACCAGTACGCCGCGGACGCAGGCTACGACCTGACGGCGACGACGAACATTCTTGGCGGGACGGAACTGCTGTTTCCTTCGACGGCGAGCCAAGTCGCGGCGGGTGGCGGCCCACTTACGGATCCTTCACACGTCGTCGTCTGGGCTGAATCGACCGCACAGAACGTCGACGACGCGGGGGATGAAGCGTCGTATATCTACAGCGACGGCGAAGACATTCCGCTCGTCTCCCGCGACGGCACCGTCGTCGGTATCGGGACGCCGGAACTGCTCGAGGCCGGCTTCCGGTTCAACTCGGATCAGGTAATCGACGAAGAGAACAGCGGTTGGGCCCCGTTCGTGGTCCGGACGACGAACTTCAACGAGGCGTTCGACTTCTTCAGCGAGGGTGGTGACGATGAGTCCGCTGTCGACGCTGCCGACGCGGTTATCATTCCGTCGCCCGCCGACCCGTACACCGACACAGAGCTCGAGGCGCTCGCAGATCACGTCGCCGGCGGCGGCGCGGTGTTCCTCCTCGACGAGTCGGAGTTTACCAACGAGGAGACGGCGAACCTCAACGCCATCGCCGAGGAACTCGACCTCGCGTTCCGGTTCAACGCTGATCAAGTCGAAGACGAGACGCACAACGACGGCGTCGAGTTCGTTCCAACAACGTCGAACTTCAACGAGGGATTCGACGTCTTCCATGGACTGGATGGGGCCGGCCTCGAGGACGCTGACGGCCTGGTTGTCACGTCGCCGACTGCAGCGTTCACGGAGGCGGAACTCGAGGCACTCGAGAACTTCGTGGCTGACGGTGGAGCCGTGTTCCTGTTCGACGAGTCCGACTTCGGCGGCCAAGGCAACACCAACTTCGGCTTCGACGAGACGGAAAATCTCAACGCTATCGCGGACGCACTCGATCTTTCCTTCCGGTTCAACTCGGATCAGGTGAACGACGGCGACGGGGAGTTTGATATCACGACGACGAACTTCAACACCGCCTTCGATTACTTTGCGGAGCGTGAGAACTCCATTGGAATCGATTTCAATTCCGACGAGGAATACTACGGCCGCGTTGTGCGGGTGTTCGACGGCGACACCTTCGAGGTTGAGTTCGACAGCGAGTACGACTATCGCGACGTGGTCCGCCACCTCGGATTCGATACGGCCGAGACAGGTGACGCCGAAAACGAGATCCACGAGTGGTTCGGCATCGAGGATCTCGAACACCTTGACGAGTGGGGAACGAAGGCGACCGAGTTCGCGCTCGATCGCATGACGCCAGAGGGGACCGGTGCGGGCGACACCGACGTGGAGGGACGCCGGATCAAACTTACATTCGACGATGTCGAGCCGATCCGCGGCAACTACGGCCGATTGCTCGGTTACATGCAGTATGATCCGGATGACTTCGACGCTGACCCCGAAACAGACACGTACTCAGTCGACTACAATCTCGAGATGGTCGAGGAGGGGTATGCTCGCGTCTACTCCTCGGGCTTCGCCCGCCACGACGAGTTCGCAGCCGCCGAAGAGGATGCGCTCGCCGACGGCCGCGGCGTCTGGTCGGCGTCCGATTTCGACGCAGTTCCGGAACATCGCAACGACCCCGTCGAGGATGTCTTTGTCCCGCACGCGTCGAGCGTGACCACCGAGTCTGGCCCGCTCGCCGACGAACGGGTTCCCGTCGTTGCCGGGCCGACGGCCGAACAGGAGCCGCTGGGTGACGATGAGAACGAGTTCGACGCGTACGATGATGCGCCACTGATCGGAATCGACCGTGACAACCGCGTTGCGATGGTCGGCGGACTGCTGTTCAACGAAGCCTACGAAGAGCTGGAGGGATTCCCGGCCGATACCAGCGAGTACGGCAACTTCCCGCTGTTGACCAACCTCGCACGCTATCTCTCGACCAACGACGGCGACTTCCTCATCGAGGGCGGACACGCACAGTTCGATGTCTCGGGTTCGCTTTCCTTAGAGCGGACACAGTATTACCTGCGCTACCTCGAAGGTGTCGGGCTCCGTCTTCGCCAGTTCAACGATGTCGTGAACACGCTTCCCGAAGAGGACGATCCGACCGTAGTGTTCCTCACCGCACCGGGACGAGCCTACACTGACGCCGAACTCGAGACACTCCGCGAGTACCGTGACGCCGGGGGTGCGGTGATTCTGATCGGTTCGACCGGTGCGAACTCCGACCATCGCGGGAACCTCGACGCGGTCGCCGCCGGACTGGGTTCGGATCTCCGGCTTAACGACGACCGCGTCGTCGACGCTGAGGACAACCTTGCGGACGACCCGGCGCTTCCGGTGACGAGTGGATTCAACTCTTCGTTCCCGCTATTTTCACCGGTCGGTGACGGCCAGTTCGACCACCTCGAGCCCGAACAACGAGCGTACCTCGAGCTAATCGCCGACGATAGCGGGACCGTTAGTCGCGAGGCGGTCGACGGAGCCATCGAAGACTGGTCGGCCGGTCGAATCGAACGCGAGACGCTCGACGCGACAATCCAGGCGTGGTCGCAGGACCTTCAGGTGATCGCCCCATGA